The genomic interval ACCTCCATCGTCTGCGTATAGCCGGCGCGTCCGGCCCGCGCCCTCAGCGTGGCCTCGGCCTTCGCAATGTCCGTCACGAATAGCGCGATGTGATGTTGGCTGCCCCGCTTCGCCGGTTCCGGCAGATCCCGACCGAGCATGAACTCGACGTAGTCGTCGCCGTCCGGCACCTGCAGGTTGACCCAGCTGAGCTCTTTGCCGTCTCGGCTCCCTCGCCACGTTTCCTTGAACCCCAGGACGTCCCCGTAGAAGCTCACTGCCTGGTCTAGCGCACCCACCAGGATCCCCAGGTGGCGCATGTCGCGTGACACCGCGTCACCGGTCATCAACTGCCCCTTCGCCAGGGCCGGCATGCCGGTCGGTTCGTACTCCACAAACTCCAGCGTGTGGCCGTCCGGGTCTTTCACGTTGAAACTGGTGTTGCCGATCCGCCCCTTGCTGACCTTGTCGGGCACGGTGATGCCGCGCGCCTTCAGATACAGGCGCATCCCTTCGGCGTCGTTGGTCTCGACGGCGATGTGAGCCAGTCGATCGCTTCCGGCTTCGCGTTCCGGAAATAACTCGATGTAGTGCCGGTCGTTGATCTTGATGAATGTGAGCGAGAGCGTGCCGTCAGGATTCTTGAGGGGGAAGGCCTCGTCATACCCGAGGAACGTCTCGTAGAACGCGCGCGACTTCTCGATGTCGTGGACGTAGAGCGCGGCGTGCGCGATGCCCACGATTCTGGGCCGCCGCGGTTCCTGTGCGTCGGCAGCCACCACACACGACAGCATCACGAGCATCAGGACCATCGCTCTCATCGGTCCCTCCGTGTCCGACACATCGGTCGGGTCGCTTGTCGGGCGCGCAAAGTGACCCGACCCACTTTCGCCACACGCTTAGTGCCCCGATTCCTAATTACGACCACGTTGCCATAATTAGGAATCGGGGCACTCAGTTCCGCCCGGTGCGGCCGAGCGGGAAGCCGAAAT from Acidobacteriota bacterium carries:
- a CDS encoding VOC family protein, with the protein product MRAMVLMLVMLSCVVAADAQEPRRPRIVGIAHAALYVHDIEKSRAFYETFLGYDEAFPLKNPDGTLSLTFIKINDRHYIELFPEREAGSDRLAHIAVETNDAEGMRLYLKARGITVPDKVSKGRIGNTSFNVKDPDGHTLEFVEYEPTGMPALAKGQLMTGDAVSRDMRHLGILVGALDQAVSFYGDVLGFKETWRGSRDGKELSWVNLQVPDGDDYVEFMLGRDLPEPAKRGSQHHIALFVTDIAKAEATLRARAGRAGYTQTMEVRTGINRKRQLNLYDPDGTRSELMEPDSVDGKPAPSSTAPPPKK